One window of Botrimarina mediterranea genomic DNA carries:
- a CDS encoding aldose 1-epimerase encodes MSANIVSINAADSGAAAEVAVGLGFNCFSWKTPFAGDADGSRRELLWAEPDFELGEGRPSRSGIPLLAPFPGRIAKGVVEWNGKTYQLDDTSGQGHAIHGFAPRNPWRLVEHSADRVTAEFRPTIDAPYAAVQWPGDYVMTATYSIAGSQLLFDLRVTNPGDEPIPFGFGTHAYFRLPLAEGADPEATVVRAPVDGRWEAVDMIPTGGVEPLDAGDPLAIGAPLAGREFDTAYRFSKGAETTELIDPTSGRTVRQTFDDSMTCCVIYTPGHREAICLEPYTCTPDPLNMQSRGASSGLIVIEPGESYATRIVLEAVVA; translated from the coding sequence ATGTCCGCCAATATCGTCTCGATCAACGCCGCCGACTCGGGGGCTGCCGCGGAAGTCGCCGTTGGGCTGGGGTTCAATTGCTTCAGCTGGAAAACGCCGTTCGCGGGTGACGCCGACGGGTCGCGCCGTGAGCTGCTATGGGCCGAGCCGGATTTTGAACTCGGCGAGGGCCGGCCGTCGCGGAGCGGCATCCCGCTGCTCGCGCCGTTTCCGGGCCGGATCGCCAAGGGCGTCGTCGAGTGGAACGGCAAGACCTACCAGCTTGACGACACGAGCGGCCAGGGGCACGCGATCCACGGCTTCGCGCCACGCAACCCGTGGCGCCTTGTCGAACACTCCGCCGACCGGGTGACCGCCGAGTTCCGACCGACCATCGACGCGCCGTACGCGGCGGTGCAGTGGCCCGGTGACTACGTGATGACGGCGACCTACTCGATCGCTGGCAGCCAGCTCCTCTTCGACCTCCGCGTTACGAACCCGGGCGACGAACCGATCCCCTTCGGGTTCGGAACTCACGCCTACTTCCGCTTGCCGCTCGCCGAGGGCGCCGACCCCGAGGCGACAGTCGTCCGCGCGCCGGTCGATGGCCGCTGGGAAGCGGTGGACATGATTCCCACCGGCGGCGTCGAGCCGCTCGACGCGGGCGATCCCCTGGCGATCGGCGCGCCGCTCGCAGGCCGCGAGTTCGATACCGCGTACCGTTTCAGCAAGGGCGCCGAGACGACCGAGCTCATCGACCCCACCTCGGGCCGCACGGTTCGCCAGACGTTCGACGATTCGATGACGTGCTGCGTGATCTACACGCCCGGCCACCGCGAAGCGATCTGCCTCGAGCCGTACACCTGCACACCCGACCCGCTCAACATGCAGTCGAGGGGGGCCTCATCGGGGCTCATCGTGATCGAACCCGGCGAGTCGTACGCAACGCGTATCGTGCTCGAGGCGGTTGTGGCATAG
- a CDS encoding transposase: GTLSRRLRKPACVLLLTAVEQRLIGLLNLGQGIVKKIDGKALAVSLVSKDPDAGYGRGAGGKQLGYKLHVIWGDGPMPLAWDLSPMNVSEKRVARWLIEGLAGGGYLLADTEYDANPLYDAAQAEGFQLVAKKRKGKGLGHQRHSPSRLRSIELLGTAFGAALYRQRTAIETSFGTLVTFGGGLASLPAWVRRFHRVRHWVQAKLLIAGTRSLAKNPQLLVA, translated from the coding sequence GGCACGCTGAGCCGACGCTTGCGTAAGCCCGCTTGCGTGCTGCTGCTGACGGCCGTGGAGCAGCGGCTGATCGGGCTGCTGAACCTGGGCCAGGGGATCGTCAAGAAGATCGATGGCAAGGCGCTCGCGGTGAGTCTGGTGAGCAAGGACCCCGACGCGGGCTACGGCCGTGGCGCCGGGGGCAAGCAGCTGGGCTACAAGCTGCATGTGATCTGGGGCGATGGGCCGATGCCGCTGGCCTGGGACCTCTCACCGATGAACGTCAGCGAGAAACGCGTGGCCCGCTGGTTGATCGAAGGGCTTGCCGGCGGCGGTTACCTGCTGGCGGACACCGAGTACGACGCCAACCCGCTCTACGACGCGGCCCAAGCCGAAGGGTTTCAGCTGGTGGCGAAGAAACGCAAGGGGAAAGGCTTGGGCCACCAACGACATTCGCCCAGTCGGCTGCGGAGCATCGAGCTGTTGGGGACGGCGTTCGGGGCGGCTCTCTACCGCCAGCGGACGGCGATCGAGACCTCCTTCGGGACGCTGGTCACCTTCGGCGGCGGGCTCGCCTCGCTCCCCGCCTGGGTCCGACGCTTCCACCGCGTCCGACACTGGGTCCAGGCCAAGCTCCTTATCGCCGGAACCCGCTCGCTCGCAAAGAACCCTCAGCTACTAGTTGCATAA
- the crcB gene encoding fluoride efflux transporter CrcB, with product MNDAWVRIAAVAIGGALGSVARYLVGVWLVVLWGERFPLATLLVNVAGCFALGLLMHEAWAPATRHASLWHAGVTVGLLGGLTTFSTFGYQTIRHLDAGEPVLALANVALNLVLGLAAAGAGLWLSRAWWPVA from the coding sequence ATGAACGACGCCTGGGTCCGCATCGCCGCGGTCGCTATCGGTGGCGCCCTCGGGTCGGTGGCTCGCTACTTGGTGGGCGTCTGGCTGGTCGTCCTCTGGGGCGAACGCTTCCCGCTGGCGACGCTGCTGGTCAATGTCGCCGGCTGCTTTGCGCTGGGCCTGTTGATGCACGAGGCGTGGGCGCCCGCCACCCGGCACGCCAGCCTCTGGCATGCCGGAGTTACCGTCGGATTGCTCGGCGGCCTGACCACCTTCTCAACCTTCGGCTACCAAACCATCCGCCACCTCGACGCCGGCGAGCCGGTGCTGGCGCTGGCGAACGTCGCTCTGAACCTCGTCCTCGGCCTGGCGGCCGCGGGGGCGGGGCTGTGGCTGTCGCGCGCGTGGTGGCCCGTGGCGTGA